The genomic stretch GATGCTCGGTTCACAAAATGGAGCCTGGGGACCATGACGGTCTACCTGTTAGCTCGGTGATGCCTGTCATCTTGCTCAAGGTGCATGACAACTTGCATGTCATCTGGGTGACACCCATCACCCTGCACTAGAAGGCAAAACCTATGTTTTTTCCATGGGAGCTCAATCAAAGCTCTGATTTCAGTGACCCAAATACCCAAACACACACAAAATTATATCCAAACATCATAGTATGTTCATAACATCGATTCATCACTCATTAAACATTTATTTCATAAATTATCATGATTTTGACACTTTATTCATCATACTCATACCACACATGTGAACACATACTCAATAACTATTCACAATTAGAGGAAAATTTCATGTTAAAATTAGTACACAAAATTTATAACATTTATGTCATTCGCATCATGTTATCATCCCAAATATATTCATCTCATCAAACATTCAACAttaaagaaaaagagagaaaaacctAATATGGATTAAGGACTTCCTCTACACAATCATGCAACCAATAACATATTTAGAGTAATCCCCTCATTACCTTGGATTTCCAGCAAAGAAAGCTCTACAAAAATGGTGATTTCTTCCCAAATCCTTGTTCTTTCTTTGCTCTCACATTGCCTCTTTTTTTCCGAAATTCTGTTTTCTACGTACTGACACAATTAGACTCTCCCTAAATCCTTTTTACTCCAAAacctaatataatattttaattatatcatTTTGTCCCAACTCTCTCAACTTCTCACCTCATTATCCCTTTATTTCTATAAGTTCTAATTTTCACCCGAACACCTCTATTTTtctaattattagtattattttaattctacttatttaattaaataaatgaattatatTCCACCAACCCCGAACATCACACAAACATATAGATTTCACCAAACATCAATTTATAacacataaaaatcatttaaataattaaataaccaaaaaaatcaattaaattagtgattaaaagaaaaaaaggtgTTACAACTCCCCCCCACTTATAAAATTTCCGCCCTCGAAAATTACCTAGAGGAAACAGAGTCGGATACTACTCTCTAATCTGGATCTCCGACTCATATGTCATGCTTCCACCAGTAGGTCCTCCTGACACTACCTTCACCAACACAATCTTTTTGCCTCTCAAGTGATTCACTTCTCGATTCCCTACTCTCGAGGGAGATGCATTTGCTTTCAAGTTCTCTTTAAGTTGCATgccatccacttggatcacaagAGATGGATCAGGAATGTACTTTCTTAACAGAGACAGATGAAAGATATTATGGAGATTCAAATGAAACGGCGGTAAAGCAACTTTGTAAGCCACTTCTCCTACTTTCTTCGAGATCTGATAAAGACCAATAAAACGTGGCGTGAACTTTCGAGATTTCAGTGCTTGTCCAACACCACTCACTGGAGAAAATCTTAAAAACATGTGATCTCCCTCTTGGAATTCAAGTGCCTTACTTAGCTTATCATGGTAGCTCTTCTAGAGAATCTgcgaag from Vicia villosa cultivar HV-30 ecotype Madison, WI linkage group LG4, Vvil1.0, whole genome shotgun sequence encodes the following:
- the LOC131596836 gene encoding uncharacterized protein LOC131596836, giving the protein MFLRFSPVSGVGQALKSRKFTPRFIGLYQISKKVGEVAYKVALPPFHLNLHNIFHLSLLRKYIPDPSLVIQVDGMQLKENLKANASPSRVGNREVNHLRGKKIVLVKVVSGGPTGGSMTYESEIQIRE